Within Stella humosa, the genomic segment TCTTCACGTTCTTCTGCTTGAACACGTCCTCGAAGGTGTAGGGCGCGTTCTGGGCCTTGATGAAGTGGACGTAGTTGTCGGAGAAGCTCTGGCCGATCATCACGACCTTGTCGTGCTTGCGGCCGGCATAGACCCCTGTGCCCTCGCGCGCCATCTTCGAGAAGATGTCGAGGCCCATGCCGAGCTGGCTCTGGCCCTGCTGGATCTTGGACGGGTTGGCGGTGCCGCCACCCGGCACGACCTTGATCGTCAGGCCCGGATTCTTGTCCTGCATCATCTTGGCCATGCCCGACGACATCGTGTACCAGCCGCCGCCCAACTGGCCGGCCACGAACTCGATCGTCTGGGCCGAAGCTGGCCCCGCAATGCCCATGGCGGCGCCGATACCCGCCAGCAGCAGCGATCTGCCTATCATCGTCCGTCTCCCGTAGTTGCCCCCCGGCGCGCATATGCGCCGGCCGAACCTGATGGATCGACCGACGAACATTGCAAGGCCCGGGCCGCGGGAATGTCAATTGCCGCTGCGGCCACGCTCGCGCCATTCGGCCGGTGCGCTGGCCGGGTGGCCGAAGTCCCGGGGCGACAATCCGGCATGAAACCAGGAGGCAAAGCTGTAGATGTCGAACACCGGCAGGCCGACATGGGCGCGCAGGGCCGCGGCATAGGGCACCATGTTGGTGCATTCGAGCACGATGGCGCCGATCGCCGGGTCGCTCGCCGCCAGCTTGGCCCCGTATTCCAGGATGTCGGCCTCGGCGGCGGCCACATCCATCCGGTCCTCGTTCTCGATGATGGCGCGGCTGAATTCGCGGCCGCCCTCGGTGCCCATCACCGGCGTGCCCGGGGCGACGCCCGCCGCCTCCAGATGGGCTGCTGTCATCGAGGCGCCGCTGATCGTCAGGATGCCGACCTTCTGCCCCGGCGGCAGGGTGGCCTGCACCATCGGCACCTGCATCAGGCTGGAGGTGGCGACCGGCACGCCGACATGGGCGGCCAACTGCTTCTGGTAGAGCGACAGGAACCCGCAATTGGTGGTGATGCCGTCCGCGCCCAGCCGCACCAGCTCTTCGGCCGCGGCCAGGAAATCGGGCAGCAGCCCCTCGGCCTTGCGGCGCACGACCCGGTCGGGCGACGCACCCGAGACCACCTTGTAGAGGACCGGGAACGGCCAGGTGCGGGCATTGCCCATATCGCCCGGGATACGCGG encodes:
- a CDS encoding aspartate/glutamate racemase family protein, whose product is MLEARFPRIPGDMGNARTWPFPVLYKVVSGASPDRVVRRKAEGLLPDFLAAAEELVRLGADGITTNCGFLSLYQKQLAAHVGVPVATSSLMQVPMVQATLPPGQKVGILTISGASMTAAHLEAAGVAPGTPVMGTEGGREFSRAIIENEDRMDVAAAEADILEYGAKLAASDPAIGAIVLECTNMVPYAAALRAHVGLPVFDIYSFASWFHAGLSPRDFGHPASAPAEWRERGRSGN